CGTCGTCAACGACCTGCTCACGCGTCTCCTGGGCGTCGAGGGCCGCGAGGATTCGTTGGTCGGCAAGATCGCGGTCGAGATCGCGCTTGACATCATCGAGGAGCGGGTCAGCCCGGGGGCCGACCTCAACTCGTTCGAACTCGCCAAGCGCTTCGGCACCAGTCGCACGCCCGTCCGTGAGGCGCTGATGCTGCTCGAGAAGCAGGGCATGGTGGAGGTCCCACCTCGTCGGCGTCCTCGCGCGACCACCTTCTCGCCGGACACCGTGAGCGAAATCTACGAACTGCGCGGCGAGCTCTACGCATTGGTGGCCCAGCACATCGTCGCCCACGCCGGCGACGCGGAGTTGGAGCGACTCGATCAGCGGTTGGAAGCGATGAGGCACGCCGGTCGCCGCGGTGATCATGATGGCTACTTCTGGCAGATAGTCCTGTTCCAG
This region of Mycolicibacterium goodii genomic DNA includes:
- a CDS encoding GntR family transcriptional regulator, coding for MTGPAEGSTRNYPATDVSGEGWLHRYGEAMTSADLVDPFSTGSTSDVVNDLLTRLLGVEGREDSLVGKIAVEIALDIIEERVSPGADLNSFELAKRFGTSRTPVREALMLLEKQGMVEVPPRRRPRATTFSPDTVSEIYELRGELYALVAQHIVAHAGDAELERLDQRLEAMRHAGRRGDHDGYFWQIVLFQEQCCVTAANDTLKRTIDTLGLRVLHLRHLGMDRGWQIERSLADHERLVQAFHERDAGLAAALNRTMARNALAGLMALFADGRFVRRPGEHD